The Oreochromis niloticus isolate F11D_XX linkage group LG15, O_niloticus_UMD_NMBU, whole genome shotgun sequence genome includes a region encoding these proteins:
- the sesn1 gene encoding sestrin-1 isoform X2, with translation MRHAVAPAENVENHSFTVTDLFKICTHCERLGKKDLGIRIPRPLGNGPSKFIPEKEILQISKVDSRTQSIFEDAFAALGRLDNISLVMGFHPQYLESFLRTQHYLLQMDGPLPLHYRHYIGIMAAARHQCSYLVNLHVNDFLQVGGDPKWLNGLFEAPQKLQQLGELNKILAHRPWLLTKQHIEGLLKAEEHSWSLAELIHAVVLLTHYHSLASFTFGCGITPEIHCDGGHTFRPPSLSQYCVCDIANGNGHANHHDDLLGNQDMCGEVEVLMERMKQLQECRDDEEASQEEMATRFEREKTESMLVVTSEDEESGPPRDISRHFEDPSYGYKDFSRRGEQVPTFRAQDYSWEDHGFSLVNRLYPNVGQMLDEKFHMVYNLTYNTMATHKDVDTSMLRRAIWNYIHCMFGIRYDDYDYGEINQLLDRSFKIYIKTIVCSPEKTTKRMYESFWRQFQHSEKVHVNLLLMEARMQAELLYALRAITRYMT, from the exons ATGAGGCACGCGGTCGCACCGGCAGAAAACGTGGAAAATCATTCGTTTACGGTGACAGACTTGTTCAAGATATGCACCCATTGTGAGCGGCTGGGCAAGAAG GACTTGGGAATACGGATCCCAAGACCTCTGGGTAACGGACCAAGCAAATTTATCCCTGAAAAAGAG ATCCTCCAAATCAGTAAAGTGGACTCCAGGACTCAATCGATATTTGAGGATGCGTTTGCAGCCCTCGGCCGCCTGGATAACATTTCCCTCGTGATGGGTTTCCATCCACAGTACCTGGAGAGTTTTCTCCGGACGCAGCACTACCTGCTGCAGATGGATGGACCCCTGCCTTTGCACTACCGACACTACATCGGCATCATG GCAGCAGCCAGACACCAGTGTTCCTACTTAGTCAACCTGCACGTCAACGACTTCCTTCAGGTCGGGGGAGATCCCAAGTGGTTGAATGGCCTCTTTGAAGCCCCGCAGAAGCTGCAGCAGCTCGGAGAGCTCAACAAAATCCTGGCCCACCGACCGTGGCTTCTCACCAAGCAACACATTGAG GGTCTTCTGAAGGCCGAGGAGCACAGCTGGTCCCTGGCAGAGCTAATCCACGCCGTGGTCCTGCTCACACACTACCACTCCCTCGCCTCGTTCACTTTCGGCTGTGGCATCACACCTGAGATCCACTGCGATGGTGGGCACACGTTCAGACCCCCTTCCCTTAGCCAGTACTGCGTGTGCGATATAGCCAATGGCAACGGTCACGCTAATCACCACGACGACTTGCTCGGCAATCAG GACATGTGCGGTGAGGTGGAGGTGCTGATGGAGAGGatgaaacagctgcaggagtGCCGCGACGACGAGGAAGCCAGCCAGGAGGAGATGGCAACCCGCTTCGAGAGGGAGAAGACTGAGAGCATGCTGGTGGTCACATCAGAGGACGAGGAGTCAGGCCCCCCGAGAGACATCTCGCGCCACTTTGAGGACCCCAGTTATGGCTACAAGGACTTCTCCAGGAGAGGGGAGCAAGTGCCCACGTTCAGAGCGCAG gacTACAGCTGGGAGGACCATGGCTTCTCTCTGGTCAACCGGCTCTATCCCAACGTCGGACAAATGCTGGACGAGAAGTTTCACATGGTCTACAACCTGACCTACAACACCATGGCTACACACAAGGACGTGGACACCAGCATGCTGCGCAGGGCCATCTGGAACTACATACACTGCATGTTTGGCATCAG GTATGATGACTATGACTATGGGGAGATCAACCAGCTCCTGGACCGTAGCTTTAAGATCTATATTAAGACCATCGTGTGTAGTCCTGAGAAGACCACCAAACGAATGTATGAGAGTTTCTGGAGGCAGTTTCAGCACTCCGAGAAG GTTCACGTTAATCTGCTTCTTATGGAAGCGCGAATGCAAGCAGAACTGTTATACGCTCTGAGAGCGATCACTCGCTACATGACATGA